In Archangium violaceum, the following are encoded in one genomic region:
- a CDS encoding TonB C-terminal domain-containing protein, giving the protein MSPSRSRLPFVLAVAASVVLHVFLFLWLREAPPPVVPPARNVVELEFHEVTRPSAPVAQAPAPPPRAPVRKRTRLAPSLQSAPAPQVSQAPPETPASAEPSAPLASDVPSAPPASDFPVRPGSLLPRALPNASAQVAPGASSEESGTGAVGTRLHAPVPRSPDAALRELVAQQKVHNGFVHGYFGELQDVLLAAWRATGTSSRRKSGRTCSVEVRLVQAPSGRLLQASIVYPSCDPSMDQEVLADLRSAAESLPAPPRELIAHRDSISSVYRFAFEPPPILPPLRFDVVDLVDRKAIPKFNPKRVSLVSAE; this is encoded by the coding sequence GTGTCCCCCTCCCGCTCCCGCCTTCCTTTCGTCCTGGCCGTCGCGGCGAGCGTCGTGCTGCACGTCTTCCTCTTCCTGTGGCTCCGCGAGGCTCCTCCCCCCGTGGTCCCTCCCGCCCGGAATGTCGTCGAGCTGGAGTTCCATGAGGTGACCCGGCCCTCCGCTCCCGTCGCCCAGGCGCCCGCTCCCCCTCCTCGCGCGCCCGTCAGGAAGCGGACCCGGCTCGCGCCGAGCCTTCAGTCGGCTCCGGCTCCCCAGGTCTCCCAGGCTCCTCCCGAGACTCCCGCCTCCGCAGAGCCCTCCGCTCCCCTCGCGTCGGATGTCCCCTCCGCTCCTCCGGCCTCCGACTTTCCCGTGCGCCCTGGGTCCCTGCTTCCTCGCGCCCTTCCGAATGCCTCGGCGCAGGTTGCTCCAGGGGCCTCTTCGGAGGAGTCGGGGACGGGTGCCGTGGGCACCCGGCTGCATGCCCCCGTGCCCAGGTCTCCCGATGCGGCACTGCGTGAGCTCGTCGCCCAGCAGAAGGTGCACAACGGCTTCGTGCACGGCTATTTCGGCGAGCTCCAGGATGTGCTCCTCGCCGCATGGCGCGCCACTGGAACCTCCTCGCGGCGCAAGTCGGGCCGCACCTGTTCCGTGGAGGTGCGGCTCGTCCAGGCTCCCTCCGGCAGGCTCCTCCAGGCCTCCATCGTCTATCCCTCGTGCGACCCCAGCATGGACCAGGAGGTGCTCGCCGACCTGCGCTCCGCCGCTGAGTCGCTCCCGGCTCCTCCTCGGGAGCTGATCGCTCACCGCGACTCGATCAGCAGCGTTTATCGCTTCGCCTTCGAGCCTCCTCCGATCCTCCCTCCACTCCGGTTCGACGTGGTCGACCTGGTCGACCGCAAGGCCATCCCCAAGTTCAACCCCAAGCGCGTCTCGCTGGTCTCGGCCGAGTAG
- a CDS encoding WbqC family protein — MSEHAGVLVAEQPHYLPWLDFYEQVARADTLLVLDNVQWLRRGWQRRARVALPPGAPLPAPTEPAFQWLTIPLEGAHRDTRISELAVDTEQPWTRKHLATLTMLYGRRPYFRSQVLPRLEDFYAEAARERGPGSLLRTLLASMALFYEPLGLKPRVELASPLDRSHPDKTGRLVSYCTQLGMDTYYSAVGSLYLKPGPFREAGVRLLWQKFRYPAYDQGRKGERFVVGLSIVDVLSNVHVDEVRKWLEPSPWGPFAKSPLPLGEG, encoded by the coding sequence GTGAGCGAGCACGCGGGCGTCCTGGTCGCCGAGCAACCACACTACCTGCCGTGGCTGGACTTCTACGAGCAGGTGGCGAGAGCGGACACGCTGCTGGTGCTGGACAACGTGCAGTGGCTGAGGAGGGGTTGGCAGAGGAGGGCGCGAGTGGCCCTGCCACCGGGGGCTCCCCTGCCCGCTCCCACGGAGCCGGCGTTCCAGTGGCTGACGATTCCGCTGGAGGGAGCGCATCGGGACACGAGGATCTCCGAGCTGGCGGTGGACACGGAACAACCGTGGACGCGCAAGCACCTGGCGACGCTGACGATGCTGTACGGGAGGAGGCCGTACTTCCGGAGCCAGGTGCTGCCGAGACTCGAGGACTTCTACGCGGAGGCGGCGCGGGAGCGGGGACCGGGCTCACTGCTGCGCACGCTGCTGGCGAGCATGGCGCTCTTCTACGAGCCGCTGGGACTGAAACCGCGAGTGGAGCTGGCCTCACCGCTGGACCGGTCGCATCCGGACAAGACAGGGCGACTGGTGTCGTACTGCACGCAGCTGGGGATGGACACGTACTACTCGGCGGTGGGGTCGCTGTACCTGAAACCGGGCCCGTTCCGGGAGGCGGGGGTGCGACTGCTGTGGCAGAAGTTCCGCTATCCGGCGTACGACCAGGGGCGAAAGGGAGAGCGCTTCGTGGTGGGCCTGTCCATCGTGGACGTGCTGTCGAACGTCCACGTGGACGAGGTGCGCAAGTGGCTGGAGCCGTCCCCGTGGGGACCCTTCGCGAAATCCCCTCTCCCTCTGGGAGAGGGTTAG